The following DNA comes from Sediminitomix flava.
AAGTCAGAGATGCTACGTTCTCCATCAATTTTATCACCTGCTCCAGCTTCATGTACAAATTCATATCCCGCAGTTAAGGATAAGAGATCTCCTGATTTTCTGAATTCAGTTTTGTGATTAAATGACTTAATCCAATCTTTTGTATACTCTTGAGCTAAAAACTCTTTAATACCAGAAATACCATTAACAGAGTAGGTTTTCTTTTCTCTTTCGAAATCTGTAAAAGCAAAAAATGTATGAAGACGAGTATCTTTATTGAATCTATATTCTGCCTGTAGATATTGCATTAATCTACTTGTTTCGTACTCGTCATCAATTGCATAAGCTTCTTGACCTACACCCTGTGGTTCACCCAAATCTCTAATGACTTCAGCCATATTATCTAGGCGATAAAAAATATCCCATCGTTGAGAATTGTAACGAAGCAATCCGCCTGTTTGCAGTTGCTTTTTGGGTAACCATTCATGTCCTCTTTTTTCTAGAGCATCAGCTTTCCAACCATAAAATTGGTTATAAGCTAGGTCGGTCACCAAAGTAATTCTATCGGTTATTTGTGCACCTGCTCGAACAATTTGAGCTCTTTTCCCTTGATCTAATCCATACTCAGAACCTACTGATTCTTCTTGCAATACCACATTTAGATTTAGATCATTGCTCAAAGATTTTTTGGTAATAATATTGATAACTCCAGCCAATGCATCTGCCCCAAAACTCACTGCCATAGGCCCTTCAATAATCTCGATACGCTCAATGTTATTGACATTAACTTGCCCGAAGTCAACAGCGTTCTCAACTCCTACACCACCAGCCATCGGTACTCCATCCATCAATACTTTTACATATTTTGCTGACAAGCCCTGCATCGTAATATTGGAAGAACCAGTTGCCCCGTCTTGTTCAAAGCGAATATTGGTCATATTCTGAAGAACTGATTCTACACTTAAGGCTCCCATCTGCTGAATCTGAGAAGCTGAAACCGTTCTAATTTTATAAGTTGCATTACGAATAGATTGTGCCTCTGATAGACCTGTTACAACCACTTCGTCTAAACGAAAATCTTTGGGTTTTAGACGTATCGTTTTAGTCTCGTCAGATGGTATTGTTATTTGCTGTGCTTCATAATTAACATGATGTACAACAATGCTATATGCTTTAGCTATTTGGGGTAATTTTATTTTCCCTTTACGATCTGTGAATAGACAGAATTCCTCTTTTGACCCTACAGCTTTCCCAGCTACAACAACTCCAACGATACGTTCTTCTGTATTGGCATCAATACATGTTACTTCTTGCGCCATCAGAGTCGAAGTAATAATGAACAGTAAAGCTATGATGTTAAAAAGTACTTTCATGACTATTTATAGAGGTCTTAGTTTATTTATTTATTATTAGACTTATTCTAAATAATAAGTCAAATAAAAAGCACAGGCTTGGGGTACCTGTACTTTTAGGGTATACAATTAGATACGCTCGAAATTATCTACTAGCGTTCTCCAATTCTCATCTTCTGCTTGACCAGGTTTACGTAAACCGAAGAACTGAACAATCAACTTATTGTCATGATCAAATACTTCGATTGAAGTTACATGTCCATCTTCTGTTGGTTTCTTTACAACCCAAGCCGTATTGATATGTTCTTCGTTCAAATGCATGTTGAACTTAGGGTCCATGATATTTAACCAGTTACCCATAACCAATACACGTTTCACTACATCTTGATGAATCTGAATGTTACCACGGCTACTTGCAAAAATCATGATTGGAAGCTCAGTTTCTGCTGCTTGCTCCAATAAATCTTTCAAGTTTACAGGGTCTATTTTGTATGTAAATTCACCTTTTACCAATTCGCAAGCATCGTATCTGTCAGCTTTATATTTACGGATCATTCCAAAGAATTGGTGTGTGTCTTTCAACTCTCTCCAAGATTGTGTAAACTCTTCTTTGTCAATATCATGGATTGGCGTAGTTGACATGGGTTTGTAAGCTTCATAAGCCTGTACATCAGACTGATCTTCTGAGGTAAAATCAGCTACAAGCTTATCAAATGCCGCAATATCAGTATTTTCCTTCTTGTAAATTTTAATGACTGAATCCCCTTCTTTGTCATAGATATGAATACTCTCAGAGAATCCTTTTTTACTCTCTTGCTTCACAAAGAAACCTACAGCCCAATATTGCAAGAACATTCTTGTTTCAATAGGACCAATAGAAAGTCCAGTACTACCATCAGGCATTACGTTCGTTTTTCCAAAATCACCTTTATGCTCAAGTACACAAGCTTCATTTCGTGTAATACTCAATACCTCCTTCAATTCTGGTAAACGTTTTACAAAGTCAGCCCAATCCCCCGACAAACGAGTTACTTCACCATTTCCAATTTTTGATGCTAAAAGCTCAGCCTCAGAAACTCCAAGTTTTGTGGCAATATCACGAGGAAATATTCGCTTTCCTTCCGTATCAAAATTAGTCCAAGCTTCCAAAAGCTCTTTACCCTGTAGTCTTTGTGTACTAGTTGTCATATCTATATATGTATCGTTTTTAATTCTATTATTATAATTTGCTAAGCTGTCCATTGTCTTGCATGAGCTGAATCTGCCACCACAAAAGGACAATCAGTATCCGCACATTTCAGCATTCGTACAGGATGAGAAAACGTTTTCTCAATCACCCATGCCTTAAACACTTTTTCAACTTCTCCTTGAGCTACTTCTTTTCCATTTTTTATAAAAAGCATTCGGTCTGAGAATTGAGCAGCCACATTGAGGTCATGAACAATAGCTAATACGCCAATATGATCTCCGCATAGTTTTTTCACTAATTCAAACACTTGTTGTTGTTGAATGATGTCCATGTTGGAAGTAGGCTCATCCAGAAAAAGGTATTTGGGAGCATCATCTTCATCCCAAAGTTGGGTTAAAGCTCTAGCCAATTGTACACGCTGTTGTTCACCGCCCGAAAGACTACTAAATACTCTATCTTTAAACTGATAGGTATTTGTTTTATCCATCATTTCTGCGGCTAATTCCTTATCTCTTTTTACGCCTGTTGAATAAGGAAGTCGTCCCATCATTACCACCTCGTCTACGGTGTAAGGAAAACTCAACTGAAAATTTTGAGAAAGAACAGCCCGCTTTTTTGCTAAATCAGTTACCTTAAAGTCATTGATTCCTTTCTGATCAAAAGAAATTTGCCCTTCAGATAATGGTGTATCTCCTGTAAGAATCTTCAACAAAGTGGATTTACCCGCACCATTGGCTCCCAACACAGATAATAACTCTCCTGGCTTGACCTCTAGATTTAAATCGGATAGAATCTGATTTCCTCTGATCTGATGATGAATATGTTTTGCTGACAGCATATTAAGCGATATTTTTTGCTTTCCTTAAAAGATAAATAAAGAATGGAGCACCTAGCAATGAGGTAACAATACCTATTGGTAATTCTGAAGGGCTTACGATGACTCTCGAAACCGTGTCTGATAAAATCAACAGCGCTGCTCCTCCGAGCATTGAACCTGTAAGTACGGTTTTATGAGAAGCTCCAAAGATTGTTCTTACCATATGAGGTACTACCAAACCGATAAATCCTATAATTCCAGAAAGTGCGACTGCTGCCCCGACAGAAAGAGCTACCAAACACACCACAATTAGCTTCACTCTTTCTACATCAACTCCCAAGTACCTCGCTTCAGATTCTCCGAGTGCCATTGCATCTAAATCTTTAGCATATTTCAGTATATAAAGACTTGAAACAAACATAATTGGCCCTGCTAAGTAAAAATCTGACCATCTAGCTCCAGACAAATCACCCATACTCCAAAATGTAAAACTTCGAAGTTGTGTGTCATCAGCACTATAAACTACCAAACCAATGATTGCACCGATCAAAGCATTGATTGCAACCCCTGCCAAAATGAGGATAGAAACCTGCGTACCATTGTTCATTTTAGCTAATCGGTAAACTGCAAAAGTCACTAGCATACCGCCCAAAAAGGCTCCGAATGGTAGCATATAAGTACCTAGCTTATCTATAAATTCAAATGGTAAATACAGTTTGAAAACCATAATAAGGATTGCAAAAAGTGCTGCGCCACTTGACACCCCAACCAAACCTGGTTCAACCAAAGGATTTCGGAAAAGACCTTGCATTGAAGCTCCAGAAACAGCCAAGCTCATTCCAACTAATCCACCAAGTAGTACTCTTGGCATTCGAAGATTAAAAAGAACGATAGCTTGTCTATCCTCAAAGTTTCCTTCAATTATACCAGCCGAAATTTTCTCTAATAGAATAGCTACAACTTCTGAAATGGAAATTTCTACTGCTCCAATCGTAAGTGAAATACAAACTGAAATCACCAATAGCCCCCCGAGTCCTACAACTACATTGATATTCTTGAGGGCATCAGAACACTTGCTTAAAAAACTGCTCTTCTGCTTACTCATCTTTTATTGTATTGTTTGAAGTTTTGTCGCTAACTCTTGGATTGCTTCGCCAATTCTTGGACCGAAACCTGAAACAAAAGCACCATCCATCGCTATGATTTGTTTTTTCTTCCCAGCCGTAGTCTCTGCCACACCAGGGATAGTGAGCACACCTTCCATTCCTCCTAGACTTTCCAAACCAGACTCAAAGAACATTAGATAATCAGGATTTGCAGCAATCAATGCTTCAGGAGTCAATTTCTTATATCCGACTACATCAGTCACTGCCAACTCAGCTCCTGCAAGTGCTAAAATCTCTTCTGCAAAAGTTTCTTTCCCTAGAATATGCATTGCTCCTCGTCCTCTTGCATAGACCATCAATACTTTAGGTTTTTGAGCTTTTTCATTTGAAGCTAGAACAGGCGTACTAGTTTTCACTTTTTCAATCAACTGAGCTCCCTTTTCTTCTACTTTTAGTTCTTGGGCTACTTGTCCGATCAATTCATACAATTGATTGACTGATTTCTCTTTTGAATAGGTAATTATATTGATTCCAGCTTCTTGCAATTGAGCAATTACTTCTGCTTTCATTCCTTCTTCTGCCACCCAAACCTGATCTGGATTATGGGCTAAAATGCCTTCAGCGCTAATTTTTGAGACATGTCCAATTACAGCAGACTTCAATACTTCTTCTGGATATGTACTTGTAATATCTCTAGCAACTATCTGATTTGCAAACCCTAGCGCAGCAATTACTTCAGTCACTTGACCTCCAATACTTACGATACGAACATTTTGTTCACCGTCAACCTGCTCATTAGTTTTTTCTGAAGTTTTAGCCGAACAAGACACTACTAGTATTGCGATTAGGCTAACTAATATTGAAAAAATGGTCTTTTGCATATCTATAACTGTTTACTTCTTCTTATTTGGACTTATTTTAAATAACTAAGGCAAATATTATATTTATTTAGACCTATTACAAATAATAAACCAAGTTTGTTAATAAAAAAGAATTAAACACATAAGTAAAAACCACTTTTAACCCTGATAATCAATAGGTAAAACAAACTGTTAAAAAATACTCGTCAGAAAATGAGAGAGAACTGAAAGTGTATAAATGAAAAAAGGCAAGCCACTTGGCTTGCCTTCATATATCTATTTAGAATAAATCTTAGTCGTATTGTACGTAATTCTCCCAACGCTCCATTACTTGATGGATATCTTCTGGCAACTCTGAATCAAATTGCATGTATTTACCAGTAGTTGGATGAATAAAACCTAAAGTCTTGGCGTGTAAGCCTTGCCTTGGAAGTAAAGCCAATTGATTATCAATAAATTGCTTATACTTCGAAGTTTTAACTCCTTTCAGTACTTTATTTCCACCATACATTACATCTCCGAAAAGTGTATGTCCTATGGATTTCATGTGTACACGAATCTGATGTGTACGTCCTGTTTCCAATTGACACTGTATCAAAGAAACATAACGCATTCTCTTCAGAACTCTGTAATGTGTCACTGCATACTTCCCAACTTCACCTTCAGGATAAACCATACTTTGTCTACGATCTGTATAGCTCCTTCCGATATATCCTTCAATTGTACCATGATCTTCTTCAGGTTCTCCCCAAACAAGTGCATAATACATTCTGTCAATCGTATGATAATAGAACTGTCTTGACAAGTGATACATTGCATGATCGGTCTTAGCAATTACTAGAAGTCCTGATGTATCTTTATCAATTCGGTGTACAATTCCTGGTTTGTCTTCACCATTACATGCTGTCGGAAGATCTTTGAAATGGTAAGCCAAAGCATTCACTAGAGTATTTTCCCAGTTATTATGCCCTGGGTGTACTACCATACCAGGTTCTTTATTGATGACCAAAAGTTGATCATCTTCATATATAATATTTAAAGGAATGTCTTGAGGAATGACATCTGTTGGAGCTTCTTTTTCTGGTAAATAAATTACAATCTCATCTCCTGGTCTGATCTTGTAATTTGGCTTTACGATTTGCTCATTTACTAAAACTTCACCTCTAGTGATCCCTTTCTGAACTTTATTTCTAGTAATATTCGGTAAACGGTTCATCAAAAACTTGTCTATACGTAGCAGTTCTTGATTTTCTGTTACCGTCAATTTTAGGATTTCTAAATCTTCCTCTATTGAATGATCAAAATTAGGCTCTTGCTGTACACTCTTTTCTTTCTGATTCACCTTGAATTGTTGTGTATGATCCGTATCTGTTTTTAGTTTTCCAGCAAACTGCCCATTATCGTAATTCTCGTCCATTTCCATAACAACTAAATTTCAATTGAGAGCGAAAACAGCCTAAAAGTACTCGCAATGTGGAAAAACCAACTTCCAAAGTTAGTATTTTCTCAAGAAATAATCCTAATTAAAGATCGTATTTCCAAGACACTTCTCGGTCTAAACGCTGCATCAAAAAACTGAGACCTCTATAAAATAGTTTCCCTATTTAATTAACAGATTCTAAATGATAACTAAGAATAAATATTAAGAATTATAGATACAACCTCCAAAGCCCTCAATCTTCAAGGGTTTTAAAAACAAAAAACACAAAGCCTTTTCCAGACTTTGTGTGAGTTATAAAGTGAAAATACCTTATAAAAAATTCTTTTACTTTTTCTCTGATTTGATATCTACTGTTTCAACCCCAGAAAGAAGTTCTTTTAGCGCTTCTACTTTCTCATCAGTATCCACATTGATTTCAATCGAAAATGATTTTTTCTTATCCATAGTACAATAATTGAATGACCCTTTCACATATTATAATGCATAAAATGGCATTTCTATTGTAACATTTGAAGATAAATCCCTGAAAATAGTGATTATTAACTATGCGTTTACAATTTGGTCATCTGAAATAGGCTTGGGCAATTTAGGCATTTCAATCCTAAATTTACTCCCATGATTAATAATTGAATCTACAGAAATATTAAAACCGTGCTTGTGAATGATTTTCTTCGTGATAAAAAGTCCCAATCCGTTTCCTTGAATGGTTTTTGATTGATCTTCACTTCTGTAAAATGGCTCAAAAATATTTTGCAATTCCTCTTCAGCTATTCCAACACCAAAATCTTGAATCTGAGCAACTAATTTTGATTCATCAAATTCGAGGGAAATAATTGGTGAAGCCGCACCCTTAGAATACTTTAAGCTATTTGATATTAGATTTGTAAATACAATCCCTAATTGCTTGGGGTCAGCAACGATACAAAAAGGGTCTCCCGAAACTTTCAAAGTGACGTCACGTTTTTCTGGGTCTACATCTTTAATTTCATCAGCCAAAGATTCAATTAAACCTAAAATACAGGTTTCTTCTAATTCCAACTCCAAATCATCTGCTTGATGGTATTTCATCACATCTTGAATCAATTCATTTGCTCGGTCTATAGCCCTTTCTATTCTAAAAATTGATTTTTCAAAAAGCTCATCCCTACGCTCCATGTCTGAATTCCAAGTCATTTTTACCATTTCAAGATTTCCCTTGATAATAGTAAGTGGCGTTTTATACTGATGAGAGGATATACCTAAGATTAAGTCTTTGACATTTGCTAGATTCTGCTGTTTTTCAATACTTTTTTCAAGTTGTTGATTCTGCTTTTCTACCTCTCTACGCTTTTCTTCAAAGTCTCTTTTTGACAATCGTAATACCGAATACGAACCCCAAAAAGCAAACCATGTCACAAACAAAGTATCTAAATATGCGATTTCAGAAGTGAGAAATGGATAGCTCAAATCAAAGAAATAATCGAGAGTATGTAAGCCTAAATAATTGATGAGCGCGGTAGTATAAATATACTTATGACTCTTCGTTGGTGTAACCATATAAATTAATGCGAGCCCCACCATAAACATCATTGTAGAACCCAGACCTCTCCATCCATCACTAAAGAAGTACCCTATATTTAAACCCAAAAGAAGTAAAGCTCCCCATACAAAAGCTGCATTCTTTACAAATCGGTTTGTACGCGTAAAAAAATATAAAGTAGCAAAACCTACAAAACTCAGTATACAAGTGATGAGAAAAATTAGATGTTGAAAAATGTAAGGACTTGTTACTAAAAATGTCAAATAGCCAATACAAGCTAAAAAGCTCCCCATATTCAGCATTCGATGCTCAAACGAGAACGTTCCGGGGTCTCCTTCTATTTTTAGAATGATGTTTTTGAGCTTTTTACTCATACAAAACTTAATTGTAACCTATTTTTTATTTAGAATAAAATCCCGATTTGAATAACATACCTCAAACCTAAAGTCCAAGTAGAAAAAGTACCACGGGCAGAAATACCTTCATCCAATAATTCTTCTAATCCCGGAAATTTATCTTCAATGGCATCTTGTAATTCATCATAAAATTCACCTTGATCACCACTAAAATCACTGTCCAACTTAAGTGTCGCATTATATAATCCTAAACTCGGACCAAACATGATTAAGTCAAGCGTAAATCGTCTGAAGAATACAAACTGATACCCTAGTTCAAAACCAATATTCAATACATTGAACTTTGAAACTATAGGAATAATATCTGTTGACTGATTCATTGCATCAATCCTACTAATTGAATTTTCCAATTCAAAAGTATATAAAAGTGCATAGGGTCCGATATATAAACCATCGGGAGGTAAACCTCTATTCCTTTTTTTGAAATACCTTCTGTAGTCTAGTGCAAAATCAAATCCTCGATTTCTGTTTTCACCAGATATCAGAAAGTCGCCAACTCTTATATCTACTAATGACGGAAATTCTAATACACCAAAATTCATAGAAAGGGACTGATGCTTACCTAGAACACGTTCGTAGCCAAAAACCAAATTATTGGCTCCAAATAGTATTCGCGGGGTTATATTCCACCTAATGACATTCTTCCTATTTTTAGTGATTGTGCTGTCATATTCAACTTGGGCAAGCGTAAAAGAGGGCAATAGTAAGCAAACAAAAATGAGGATGCATCTCATAAATGAAAATAGGTAAACTGAAGCTGTAATCTGATTTTAGAAGTCAAAATGCATTCTTCCTTACTTGAGAAGTAGCTACTTTTTGCATTCTACGACCTAATTCTGAGATGAATTAAAAAATGGTTTTAGAATTCTTCTCTTTTTCATTTATAAATCAACTTTTCATCAACATCATCCATACTTCATAAAAAAGGAGATGAACCTCTGTTGATCCATCTCCTTTTCATACAGCTATCTTCTTTCTTTCAATCCCAAATTAGAACAACTTAGAGATGTTAATTCCAAAATCTAAACTATTAAGATTATAGCTTTGAGAAGGTGTTGGAGCTTCTCCTATTTTATCGATTAGTTTTACGCCTTTGGTACTTCCTCGGTAAGAAGCCCTAAAACCTACACTCCAAGTTTTTACAAACTGATAATCTAAGCCTGTTCCTAATTGGTAAGCTACAGATGAAGAATTGGTATGTCCAAAAAGCGTATTACTATCTTCAGTGCTGCTATCTGTGTTTCCTTCTGAAGTTCTAAGTTGTCCTCCATTTATTTTAGCATAACCAATTCCTGCATTAGCTACGAAATTCAATTTATCAGCAATCTTATTTCTATAAATAGGACCGATAGTCGCGTGAATACTACTCATTCCTTTCTCTTGAACATCACTCGGTAAAGATGTTTGAGAAAACTGATCTTTCACTTCATACATTCCCATCATCACATCCAAGCCTACACCAAAGTTTTCACCAATGTAATACCCCGACTCAATTCCGAAACCAAATCCTGTACTTTTATAGTAATCACTTATTTCTCCCAAAGGAACAGTCATTGCTGTTTTAAAGCCAAAATAGCCTTCTGCTTCATCAGAAGGTACATAAGCACTCAGATATGCTTCGGGATTCTGTTTCCCTTTTTCTTTGAAAGCTAAACCTGTTAGCCAATACCCAAGTTCTACTGACCCAATTCCAACACCTGCCCCTGCTACTACATCACCTACCCAATGGGCATTATTTAAGATACGAGTAACACCAGTTGTAGCAGCTAAGGTGTAACCTAAAACACTGTAAAGAGGATGAACTTCTCCGTATTCTTTATGAATTGCGTGTGCTCCTACAAATGCAAAAGTTGTATGAGCCGAAGGAAATGAATGATCTCCACCACTTGGTCTTGTATGATTAAAACCTCGTTTCATTTGATAAGCAACAACATCTGCAATAAGTCTCGATGCTCCTACTGCAATTGCTGTTCTATAAAACTTATGCTTTCCTTTTACACCTACTGCTTCCAAACCAACGGGTACTAAGTATAGATAACCCGCAAGATAATCATCATAATTATGTTTGAAATCGGGAGCAAAGTAATCTCGCTTCTCCTTTACATACTGATTTATATTACTTGCTTGAGAAATGGCATACCCTCCCAAAATGAGTGAAGCAGGTATTACGGTCGGTTTTACCCAAGCCTTTTGTTTTTTTGTGACGGATTCTTTCTCTGAGATATTGAAGTTAAGGTGACTTTGTGTGTAATTTTTTTCTTTTTTCTTTTTCTCTTCTTCCAATACTTGGGCACAAGCATACTTGGAATTCATACAGATACATAAGAATACGAGTAAGATAAATGGCATACATTGGTAGTTATGATGAATTAGACTTCAAAAAGTAAAAACCGTTTGAATGACAGTTCTTTATCATAAGTTATTATCCATTAAAATCTATTCATTAATTAGAGCTTATTTGGAACTAAAAACAATCAGTTTCAAATACTCTCGAACAGAATGTTATAAGATTATAGACTCAGACTTCCTCAGTCTTAATTCAAATTGATAGTTAATTAAAAAATCCCCTACACCTTTCGATTTATTGATAGAAGACGAAATACCAATAGAAAAAATAGTTCCAAAATCATTCGTACACACTGACTATTAACAATTTAAACTAGAAAGCTAATATTTTCCATTAGAATTTGTAGGCAGCAGAAAGCGAAACGAAGAATGATGATTTCCCATTTCCTGTTTCAGTAACATAATCGCCTGGCTCTAAGTATGACATAAAGCTTAAGAAGGTTAAATGAGGATTTGGGACATAAAAGATATCTAGCGCATATTGCGTTCCTATACTTTTTGCATCTGACTCAAATTCTGGAAAAGGACGTACTTGTTGAACTCCAGGCGAATAATTTCCATCTTCAATACTTTGTCTACTCAGAAAATATACACTAGCATTCATCATCATACCTTTTACGGGCTGTAAACCTACGATAGGACGAATATTTGTGATATTACTCGGGCCTAGTGGGGCTGCAAAGCCGAACAAAGGTTTTGGGTAGAGTGGGTCAAAAGTATTCAATTCATTGTCTGAATTATTCTGATCGCCTGTAATATAACTTCCAGCTAGTCCAATACTAGGTTTTAGAAATACTTTATCAAATACATAAGCCAGTTCTGCTGAAAAGTTAAAAGCATTAATTTTCAAATCATTGAATTTGCCAAATTGGTACATACTTTCGGCTTCAAGTCTGAACGTTGGTGAATAATGCCAAGCTCTAGTGCCTACAGTATGCCTTGTTTGTTCGCCATTTACCCAATTAAAGCTTCTCCGTTCTGATTTGAAACCAAAGTAGTAAAGATCTAATTTGATATCCTTCTGTTTTCGAGCATTAAGGTAGCTTCCCCATAAGTATTCCTCGATTCTGGTATTATCGAAAACTTCTGGGTTGATGATGACGGGTGTGCCTCCAAAAAGATGAAGATCAAATTTTTTATTATTGTAAATGAAACTTGCCGCATCAAAAGCCAATCGGTTATTTGGGCCTTCTCTAGAGGAGATTAATAAGCCATTTCCAAAATCAAACTCTTGTCTTCCTAAACGTACAAATGTGCTGTGAGAACTGTCTTTTACATCAAAGTGAAACTCCCCGAAAAGTTGATGAAGACCGAGACCATCTACTACAATTTCAGAAATAGGTTCATTAGGAGAGCCAAACTCATTTGTATTATTTAGTTGAGAAAAAACTCTGAATCTTTCTCCAAACCAAGCATCTGCATGAAGCATGATTCGGTGTTGGATAACCCCGTTTTTATCTTCGATAAATTCTGGTGGTAAATCTCCAAAATTAGAGTTTACTCGCAACTCATACCATTCTCGTATTTCTCCACCAAAAGAGAGTGTTATATTTTTCCCGATAGGAATAAATTTCAATTTATCAGTTCCTTTTGCCTGTATCGAATCCGATTTTAGATCACTGAAATCGTCTTGGTATCTAAGATTTTTGATAGGACCAAATTGAGCTTGTACAATTCCTTGAATATCGAGGAAAAGTAAAAGTGCTAATAGTAGTTTTTTCATGGTTTAGCTAAGTAAGATTGTTAGTGATTAGTTAGTTTTTGCAAGTTTAAAGTCGCTCATCATATCTGTGACAGGGTTTCTGTTTTTGAGACTAGAACCAACTCTTTTTAGCTCTTTTCTCATTTCATAAGCAGCATAAAGTCCTCCTAACAAATTACTTAATCCTAAGGCAATGAAAATTCCTTGTGCTCCGAAAAAATATCCTGCGATTGTAAGAGGTAAAGTGAGTCCGAAAGTTTTCACAAGCATAATTCGTAGAGCCTTCTGAGGTAATTGTAAGCCATTGAAAATTGCGATGGTCACAAGGTATAAGCCATGAAAAATGTAACTCAAGCTTACGATATAGAAATAGTTGGCAGTTGTTGCTATAATTTGCTCGTCTTCACTGAAAATACCTGCAACAGGCTTGATAAAAAGGTATAAAACAATTGCTGCCATTGCGCCAAGGTAGAATGATGCTTTTCCTCCAAAAACGATAGCTTCTTCGATACGTTGAACCAGTTTTGCACCAAAGTTTTGAGCAATAAATGGTGTAGAAGCTGTACAGACTGCCATAATTCCGATAAGTAATAAAGTCTCTATTCTGCTGGCTACACCAAAAGAAGCAACTGTATCGGCACTAACTTTTCCTAAAAGAAAAGTGACTAACATGAGTGTAAATGGTGAAATGAGTTGGGTTAAAACCGAAGGCAATCCTAGTTGGAAAAGTGATTGAAGAATTGTTTTATAGGCTGAAAAATCTTCTGAAGAAATACTTAAAAGTCTTTCTTGAAATAAAAAGATAGCCATACAGATAAAAATAAAAACCCAAGAAACGACAGTGCCTATGGCAACTCCTTGAATGCCCATTTGAGGAAATCCGAATTTTCCGAAGATTAAGACATAATTGAGAATGAGATTGATAACTCCTGCTATTCCGAATACAATTTCGGGCTTACTTGCCATTCCTTTGGTTCTTAAAATAGAGCCTGCAACGATTCCCACAGATAGTAATGGCATTCCTAGATAAAGTGGAACCATATAAGCTTTAATGTCTGCTATCAGAGCAGCATTTGCACCTAATAAACTGAAAACGCTATCAATAGAGCTGATTCCTATAGCCGTAAATACAAGTCCGACTACAAAACTAATGA
Coding sequences within:
- a CDS encoding MATE family efflux transporter codes for the protein MDLLKSPTNKVLRSMSLPVGFGMLSTILFQVVDTYFVGTLGAESLTALGFASTVYFLLVGLFIGLSVAVSIILGKAFGEGNPIEIKQISTLSVIISFVVGLVFTAIGISSIDSVFSLLGANAALIADIKAYMVPLYLGMPLLSVGIVAGSILRTKGMASKPEIVFGIAGVINLILNYVLIFGKFGFPQMGIQGVAIGTVVSWVFIFICMAIFLFQERLLSISSEDFSAYKTILQSLFQLGLPSVLTQLISPFTLMLVTFLLGKVSADTVASFGVASRIETLLLIGIMAVCTASTPFIAQNFGAKLVQRIEEAIVFGGKASFYLGAMAAIVLYLFIKPVAGIFSEDEQIIATTANYFYIVSLSYIFHGLYLVTIAIFNGLQLPQKALRIMLVKTFGLTLPLTIAGYFFGAQGIFIALGLSNLLGGLYAAYEMRKELKRVGSSLKNRNPVTDMMSDFKLAKTN